The Paracoccus liaowanqingii genome window below encodes:
- a CDS encoding metallophosphoesterase family protein, with product MRFRCLHSSDLHLGKPFGGYPEGIRNRLREARHGAIGRLAQAARDHGAGVVLLAGDSFDAETPAPDTLRQALRAMAEAVDIRWILLPGNHDSLAASELWRRIGADGPPNLQPILNPEPVALAEGVWLLPAPCTQRRAGRDLTEAMDAPTPSGALRIGLGHGPILDFDEGGGRAGIIPPDRAARSGLDYLALGDWHGQMPVGPATWYSGTPEADGFKHDTRPGALLVDLAGQGAAPQVQPLPLGQFRWLRPHLDLLPGDAATDSLDRVLPADARRDHLVSLTASGRLALADRATLDAALQDLAPDFGWFGADLSALQVEARPDDLDLIDRAGALRHAAEALLSDSQAPQLSQADRDIAAAALSRLYSFAQEVQA from the coding sequence ATGCGCTTTCGCTGCCTGCACAGTTCCGACCTGCATCTGGGCAAGCCCTTCGGCGGCTATCCCGAGGGCATCCGCAACCGCCTGCGCGAGGCCCGCCACGGCGCCATCGGGCGGCTGGCGCAGGCCGCGCGGGATCACGGGGCCGGGGTCGTGCTGCTGGCGGGCGACAGCTTCGACGCCGAGACGCCCGCCCCCGACACGCTGCGCCAGGCCCTTCGCGCCATGGCCGAGGCCGTCGACATCCGCTGGATCCTGCTGCCGGGCAACCATGACAGCCTTGCCGCCTCGGAACTGTGGCGCCGCATCGGCGCGGACGGCCCGCCGAACCTGCAGCCGATCCTGAACCCCGAGCCGGTGGCTTTGGCCGAGGGCGTCTGGCTGCTGCCCGCGCCCTGCACGCAGCGCCGCGCGGGCCGCGACCTGACCGAAGCGATGGACGCGCCCACGCCCTCGGGCGCGCTGCGCATCGGGCTGGGCCACGGGCCGATCCTCGATTTCGACGAGGGCGGGGGCCGCGCGGGGATCATCCCGCCCGACCGGGCGGCGCGCTCGGGGCTGGACTATCTGGCGCTTGGCGACTGGCACGGGCAGATGCCCGTGGGGCCCGCCACCTGGTATTCCGGCACGCCCGAGGCGGACGGCTTCAAGCATGACACCCGCCCCGGCGCGCTGCTGGTCGATCTGGCGGGCCAAGGCGCGGCCCCGCAGGTGCAGCCGCTGCCCCTGGGCCAGTTCCGCTGGCTGCGCCCGCATCTGGACCTGTTGCCCGGCGATGCGGCGACGGACAGTCTGGACCGCGTCCTGCCCGCGGATGCCCGGCGCGACCATCTGGTCAGCCTGACCGCCTCGGGGCGGCTGGCCTTGGCGGATCGCGCCACGCTGGATGCCGCGCTGCAGGACCTGGCCCCGGATTTCGGCTGGTTCGGCGCCGACCTGTCGGCCCTGCAGGTCGAGGCGCGGCCCGACGATCTGGACCTGATCGACCGTGCCGGTGCCCTGCGCCACGCCGCCGAGGCGCTGCTGTCGGACAGCCAGGCGCCGCAGCTGTCGCAGGCCGACCGCGACATCGCGGCGGCGGCGCTGTCGCGCCTCTACAGCTTCGCGCAGGAGGTGCAGGCATGA
- a CDS encoding DUF2141 domain-containing protein, translated as MAALRRSGAQRLWVALAALLLLAAPAWADRLEVLVTGVPDDRGVVACSLHGDPGGFPQGVPLAADRVPPRGGQARCVFSGVAPGRYAVAVMHDADADGRLGTNVFGIPTEGWGVSGNAAPRLRAPRFDESAFDMGPDPVGLQVVLR; from the coding sequence ATGGCCGCCCTCCGGCGCAGCGGGGCGCAGCGTCTCTGGGTGGCGCTGGCCGCCCTGCTGCTGCTGGCCGCGCCCGCATGGGCCGACCGGCTGGAGGTGCTGGTGACCGGCGTCCCCGACGACCGGGGCGTGGTGGCCTGCAGCCTGCACGGCGATCCGGGCGGCTTTCCCCAAGGCGTGCCGCTGGCCGCCGACCGGGTGCCGCCGCGCGGCGGGCAGGCGCGCTGCGTCTTTTCCGGCGTGGCGCCGGGCCGCTATGCGGTCGCGGTGATGCATGACGCGGATGCCGACGGGCGGCTTGGTACCAATGTCTTCGGCATCCCGACCGAGGGCTGGGGCGTGTCGGGCAACGCCGCGCCGCGCCTGCGGGCGCCGCGCTTCGACGAAAGCGCCTTCGACATGGGGCCGGACCCTGTGGGGCTGCAGGTCGTCCTGCGCTGA
- a CDS encoding 2Fe-2S iron-sulfur cluster-binding protein, giving the protein MAKITYIEHNGTRHEVEVRPGMTVMEGARDNGIPGIDADCGGACACSTCHVYVDPAWVDKLTPRDAMEEDMLDFAYQPNPERSRLTCQIKVTEALDGLVVQMPERQI; this is encoded by the coding sequence ATGGCGAAGATTACCTATATCGAACACAACGGCACCCGGCACGAGGTCGAGGTCCGCCCCGGCATGACGGTCATGGAAGGCGCGCGCGACAACGGCATCCCCGGCATCGACGCCGATTGCGGCGGCGCCTGCGCCTGTTCGACCTGCCATGTCTATGTCGATCCGGCCTGGGTCGACAAGCTGACCCCGCGCGACGCGATGGAAGAGGACATGCTGGATTTCGCCTACCAGCCCAATCCCGAACGCTCGCGCCTGACCTGCCAGATCAAGGTGACCGAGGCGCTGGACGGTCTGGTCGTGCAGATGCCCGAGCGCCAGATCTGA